The region TTCTCAAGTCGTTGGCACACGACTATGACCATATTTTTCTCGATTGCCCTCCAGGTCTTTCACTGCTGGCGGAAAATGTTTTCCGGGTCTCCCATGTTCTGGTTGTTCCCCTGATTCCTTCCACGCTCTCCTTGCGGGCGTACAACAGGCTGGTGCAGTTTCTGGCCAATCGCCGCACCAAAAAGCTGCGGGTGGCGCCGTTTTTCAATCAGGTCAACCTGGAGAAGCCGATCCATCAGGTCGTGACCAGGAATGTACTGGAACAACATCCCATCTTTCTCAGGACCACCATTCCGGACTCCAACGTCATCGAGTCCATGGGGGTCAAACGGGCGCCTGTTTTGGCCTACGCTCGTTCATCTCCGGAAGCCGATGCGTTTCGGGCCTTGTGGCGGGAGATCCAGGAGAGAAAGCTCTGATCAATGCTCCCGAACATCGCCGGGATGGGTGCCGCCATCATTCAGCTGGATG is a window of Magnetococcales bacterium DNA encoding:
- a CDS encoding ParA family protein, which produces MKIFSLYNFKGGVGKTTNTVNLAHLSALEGTRTVIWDLDPQGGTSFFLCVKPKIKGGAKAILKGRLDLDGHLRTTGYSNLDLLPADISYRHLDQYLHDKKDPVKAFARILKSLAHDYDHIFLDCPPGLSLLAENVFRVSHVLVVPLIPSTLSLRAYNRLVQFLANRRTKKLRVAPFFNQVNLEKPIHQVVTRNVLEQHPIFLRTTIPDSNVIESMGVKRAPVLAYARSSPEADAFRALWREIQERKL